Proteins encoded in a region of the Paenibacillus wynnii genome:
- a CDS encoding SUMF1/EgtB/PvdO family nonheme iron enzyme: MATLTPWWWVVEEASWCHPEGPDSDVKDRLDHPVIHMSWQDLTLIVAGPANGFRRKRSGSTPDPIGFHRCCTCVSVASVLKLIWICIKTRIFLIR; the protein is encoded by the coding sequence GTGGCTACACTAACCCCATGGTGGTGGGTGGTAGAGGAGGCTAGCTGGTGCCATCCGGAAGGTCCAGATTCTGATGTAAAAGATCGGCTTGATCATCCGGTTATTCATATGTCATGGCAAGATCTGACGCTTATTGTCGCTGGGCCGGCAAACGGCTTCCGACGGAAGCGGAGTGGGAGTACTCCTGACCCGATAGGATTTCACAGGTGCTGTACCTGCGTATCCGTCGCTAGCGTCCTCAAGCTTATTTGGATCTGTATAAAGACGCGGATTTTCCTGATCCGGTAA
- a CDS encoding ROK family protein translates to MDNRSKHIPSPKKLLYDRIAQQGPVSKLDLLNIFSLTKSTMNRLLEEMTKEGLVIESGFGESSGGRRPILYQINPSYGYILGLEVSRVYSSLGLFDMQMNPKSIVHWRMDQTFTPEKFLDYVVHQVRVFLRDHQLEARQIIGMGIGAVGPLDRKKGLILQPLHFPATGWNNLPICQLIEERTGIRSVLDNGANTALLGERWAINGASIQHMLYVHVGAGLRFAMMSHEGIVYGTMDMEDAMGQMIIQTDGPRLNNEGNYGALEAFVSVKALEQRARTVVSLGSDQILNRYKVKAEKINYDVLVQAFRDGDPDATEIFIQAAGHLGIGLANAINLFHPETIILGGALIHSHESFFRTAVDVAKKNIYRYSEYLPHFSLGTLKEEAVVTGAAIIVRNHMVL, encoded by the coding sequence GTGGATAATCGCTCGAAACATATTCCATCACCAAAGAAACTCCTATATGATCGAATTGCCCAACAAGGCCCTGTCTCCAAGTTGGACCTTCTAAATATATTTTCGCTTACCAAGAGCACAATGAACCGTTTACTAGAAGAGATGACGAAAGAAGGGCTGGTCATAGAATCCGGCTTTGGGGAATCTAGCGGAGGCAGAAGACCCATTTTATACCAGATCAATCCTTCCTACGGTTATATATTGGGATTAGAAGTTTCCAGGGTATACTCATCCCTTGGGTTATTTGATATGCAAATGAACCCCAAATCCATTGTTCATTGGCGGATGGATCAGACCTTCACACCCGAGAAATTTTTGGATTATGTGGTACATCAGGTACGTGTTTTCTTAAGGGATCACCAATTGGAAGCACGGCAGATTATTGGTATGGGAATCGGTGCGGTTGGTCCTCTTGATCGAAAAAAAGGATTGATTCTACAACCCTTGCATTTTCCTGCTACCGGTTGGAACAATCTGCCCATATGCCAGTTGATAGAGGAGCGAACAGGGATCAGATCCGTTCTGGATAACGGTGCGAATACCGCGCTTTTGGGTGAACGATGGGCAATCAATGGTGCAAGTATCCAGCATATGCTCTATGTACATGTTGGAGCGGGTCTCCGCTTTGCGATGATGTCGCATGAAGGAATTGTTTACGGCACCATGGATATGGAAGATGCTATGGGTCAAATGATCATTCAGACAGACGGCCCCCGGTTAAATAATGAGGGAAACTACGGAGCTCTGGAAGCATTCGTATCTGTAAAAGCATTGGAACAACGAGCACGCACTGTTGTGAGCTTGGGCAGTGACCAGATACTCAACAGGTATAAAGTGAAGGCAGAAAAAATAAATTACGATGTATTAGTACAAGCCTTCCGGGATGGTGATCCTGATGCGACTGAAATATTCATTCAAGCGGCTGGTCATTTGGGAATTGGCCTTGCCAACGCCATAAACCTGTTTCATCCTGAGACAATCATTCTAGGAGGAGCGCTCATCCACTCTCATGAGTCATTCTTTCGAACCGCGGTAGATGTCGCCAAAAAAAATATTTACCGTTATTCCGAATATCTACCTCATTTTTCCCTGGGTACTTTGAAGGAAGAAGCAGTGGTGACTGGAGCAGCTATTATTGTCAGAAACCACATGGTGCTATAG
- a CDS encoding anaerobic sulfatase maturase has product MNACTPALRPQHLHVMWKTVSEDCNLACDYCYYSTAGGIPNKPVRVMEPALLEQFISQYMARSSGQATFSWQGGEPLLAGLSYFEQVILLQAKYAPPHTMISNALQTNGTLIDENWAKFFKRYNFLIGISLDGPESIHNAHRLTGSGKGSFDLVMRGILHLQQEGVEYNILTVIHEDNVTKPDELMAFYHEQKFSYIQFIPCMDFVSQKSDMPGHFRITSEQYGEFLCRTFDLWYNDGEPKLSIRMFENMLLVFMHRQAELCVHSPNCPKMMVLETNGDAYPCDFFIDEEHRLGNIGQTNLESLLASHVYDDFLQIKSRMNEACHKCEYLQFCHGGCPRNRNWLDVNDRSEVDYFCRSYKMFYAHANDRMITLANRLKAEQMQEYRNNGNPLPGRNGLCLCGSGKKFKNCCQPL; this is encoded by the coding sequence ATGAACGCATGCACACCCGCTTTAAGACCACAACACCTTCATGTCATGTGGAAAACCGTCTCAGAGGATTGCAACCTGGCCTGTGATTATTGCTATTACAGCACAGCCGGAGGAATTCCGAATAAACCGGTTCGAGTGATGGAACCGGCACTCCTGGAACAGTTTATCTCTCAGTATATGGCTAGGTCTTCTGGCCAGGCTACCTTCTCCTGGCAAGGAGGGGAGCCCTTATTGGCAGGGCTTTCGTATTTTGAACAAGTGATTTTGTTGCAGGCTAAGTATGCGCCGCCTCACACAATGATAAGTAACGCACTACAGACTAACGGAACGCTAATTGATGAGAACTGGGCGAAATTTTTCAAGCGTTATAACTTTCTGATCGGTATTAGTCTGGATGGTCCGGAGTCTATTCATAATGCCCACCGATTAACCGGATCCGGGAAAGGCAGCTTTGACCTTGTAATGCGTGGTATATTGCATTTGCAACAAGAGGGCGTGGAGTATAACATTCTGACGGTGATCCATGAAGATAACGTGACGAAGCCTGACGAATTGATGGCATTCTACCACGAGCAAAAGTTTTCATATATTCAGTTTATCCCGTGCATGGACTTTGTTTCGCAAAAGAGCGATATGCCTGGGCATTTCCGAATCACATCCGAACAATATGGAGAGTTTTTATGCCGCACATTTGACTTGTGGTACAACGATGGTGAACCGAAGCTTTCCATTCGTATGTTTGAGAATATGTTGCTTGTATTTATGCATCGTCAAGCAGAGTTGTGTGTTCATAGCCCAAACTGCCCCAAGATGATGGTGCTTGAGACGAACGGCGATGCCTATCCTTGTGATTTCTTTATTGATGAGGAGCATAGGTTAGGAAATATCGGTCAAACCAATTTGGAATCATTGCTTGCAAGCCATGTGTACGATGACTTTTTGCAGATAAAGTCAAGGATGAATGAAGCATGCCACAAATGTGAATACCTTCAGTTTTGTCATGGGGGGTGTCCCCGCAACCGGAATTGGTTAGACGTTAACGACCGTTCTGAAGTCGATTATTTCTGTCGAAGCTACAAAATGTTCTACGCTCATGCTAATGATCGGATGATTACGCTTGCGAACCGGTTAAAAGCAGAACAGATGCAGGAGTACAGAAACAACGGCAATCCGCTTCCGGGTCGAAACGGACTCTGTCTCTGCGGGAGTGGGAAAAAGTTCAAAAACTGCTGTCAGCCGCTTTAG
- a CDS encoding LacI family DNA-binding transcriptional regulator, translating to MTSIKDVAIVAGVAVGTVSRVINNSGAVKPKTRKKVEEAIQELNYFPNEVARNFKMQKSKMVALLLPSIWNPFFSELAYYIEDELDREGYKLMLCNSGGKPEKELYYLDMLRQNQVAGIVGITYNDIENNVSNDIPIVSIDRHFNKKITCVTSDNYEGGRLALRELVKAGAKRPAFMGSVTSVFSETMNRRLGFIHEAEALGIDYVIYEKPDPIVDDKAYINEFLSEHGDVDGIFAITDMLAANYIDKARKQGIRIPEDVKVVGYDGIQDNSYFHPILSTIRQPVEEMARMTIRLLYNKIKGIPLDKQVYRIPVIFKQGETT from the coding sequence ATGACAAGTATTAAAGATGTAGCTATCGTAGCCGGTGTTGCTGTAGGAACCGTATCCAGAGTCATTAATAACTCTGGCGCTGTAAAACCCAAGACCCGCAAAAAAGTAGAGGAAGCCATACAAGAACTGAATTATTTCCCCAATGAAGTGGCCCGAAATTTTAAGATGCAGAAATCCAAGATGGTAGCTCTGCTACTTCCTAGCATCTGGAATCCATTCTTTTCTGAATTGGCTTATTACATTGAGGATGAATTGGACCGGGAAGGCTATAAGCTGATGCTATGTAACAGCGGAGGCAAGCCCGAAAAGGAACTGTATTATTTGGATATGCTCCGGCAGAACCAAGTGGCGGGTATTGTTGGCATAACTTACAATGATATCGAGAATAATGTAAGCAACGACATTCCGATTGTGAGTATCGACAGACACTTTAACAAGAAGATTACCTGTGTGACCTCAGATAATTATGAGGGAGGACGTCTTGCTTTAAGGGAGCTTGTGAAAGCGGGAGCCAAGAGACCGGCTTTTATGGGAAGCGTCACTTCTGTATTTAGTGAAACCATGAACCGGAGACTAGGATTCATTCATGAAGCGGAAGCTTTGGGAATCGACTATGTAATCTACGAGAAGCCGGATCCCATTGTGGATGACAAAGCCTATATTAACGAGTTCCTTAGCGAGCATGGCGATGTTGATGGCATTTTTGCCATTACCGATATGTTGGCTGCCAACTATATAGACAAAGCACGCAAGCAGGGCATTCGTATTCCAGAAGATGTGAAGGTCGTAGGTTATGACGGCATTCAGGATAATTCTTATTTTCATCCTATCCTATCAACGATCAGGCAGCCGGTGGAAGAGATGGCACGCATGACAATCAGACTGCTCTATAACAAGATCAAAGGCATACCTTTAGATAAACAAGTGTATCGTATCCCTGTTATATTCAAACAAGGTGAAACTACATGA
- a CDS encoding carboxylesterase/lipase family protein, with protein MLAETKSGKVRGYIEKDMIVFKGIPYARAPVGALRFKPPIALEAWDGVLEAKFYGNRAMQQQQDEGYVYSEDCLNLNVWTPGIDGKKRPVIFYIHGGGHIEGSNSDEFSTGQRLIRDKEAVMVAPNYRLGAFGYLYLGDRLGEEYAESGNCGLLDQLCALQWVRDNIAEFGGDPENVTLMGQSAGGKSAANLMVTPRAQGMFHKVIIQSGGIQCMRDRVTAAVLASFVVDALDLGENGTQQLLSISAEELLNGQIKAYEHILPVHLFGPVVDGRVLEEPPESFISTGRLAGIPVLIGYNRDELGQADPHEAFDEAEVPDKLSYSYGYNSGYLLSKYRQLRDTMHPGLAFSTLQTRYMYGNASLSLTQLLAEYGSKIWCYRWDFVGNGLPDHSSEMVYLFGVEKREKAEGYPPEHAYMSRLMNETWMAFILNDDPNNSLLPHWPACRSGAGDHRLLLEDYPYVETIDLHAYDKQFPRQVITLDDPVK; from the coding sequence TTGCTTGCAGAAACCAAATCCGGGAAGGTTAGGGGTTACATAGAGAAAGATATGATTGTATTCAAGGGTATCCCCTATGCGCGGGCGCCCGTTGGGGCGTTGAGATTTAAGCCGCCGATAGCCTTGGAGGCCTGGGATGGAGTACTTGAGGCGAAATTCTATGGCAACCGGGCAATGCAACAACAGCAGGATGAAGGATACGTGTATTCAGAGGACTGCTTGAACTTAAATGTGTGGACACCGGGGATTGACGGTAAGAAACGACCGGTTATCTTTTATATTCATGGCGGCGGACATATTGAAGGTTCCAATTCCGATGAATTTTCGACTGGTCAACGCTTGATTCGAGACAAGGAGGCCGTAATGGTTGCTCCGAACTACCGGCTAGGGGCTTTCGGCTATTTGTACCTGGGAGACAGGCTAGGAGAAGAATATGCAGAATCCGGAAATTGTGGCCTACTGGATCAGCTATGCGCGTTGCAATGGGTCAGGGATAATATTGCTGAATTTGGAGGTGATCCGGAGAATGTCACGCTAATGGGTCAATCAGCAGGCGGAAAGTCAGCGGCGAATCTGATGGTGACTCCACGCGCTCAGGGTATGTTCCACAAGGTCATTATTCAAAGCGGTGGAATTCAGTGCATGCGCGACCGGGTAACGGCAGCAGTCCTGGCATCATTTGTAGTAGATGCCCTTGATCTGGGTGAAAACGGTACGCAGCAACTCCTGAGCATAAGCGCGGAGGAACTATTGAACGGGCAGATAAAGGCATACGAGCATATTTTGCCCGTCCATTTGTTCGGTCCTGTCGTAGACGGTCGTGTGCTAGAGGAACCACCAGAAAGCTTCATCTCCACAGGCAGGTTAGCAGGTATTCCAGTGCTTATTGGATATAACAGGGATGAACTTGGTCAGGCTGATCCGCATGAGGCATTTGATGAGGCTGAAGTTCCAGATAAGCTGTCATACAGCTATGGGTACAACAGCGGTTATCTCCTGAGTAAATACAGACAGCTTCGTGATACTATGCATCCCGGTTTGGCTTTTTCCACCCTACAGACCCGATATATGTATGGTAATGCAAGCCTTAGTTTAACACAGCTCTTGGCGGAATACGGTTCAAAGATATGGTGCTACCGGTGGGATTTTGTTGGGAATGGCTTACCAGATCATTCCTCGGAAATGGTCTATCTTTTTGGAGTGGAAAAAAGGGAAAAAGCTGAGGGTTACCCTCCGGAGCATGCCTATATGTCTCGGCTCATGAATGAGACCTGGATGGCTTTTATTCTTAACGACGATCCGAACAATTCTTTGCTGCCTCATTGGCCTGCCTGCCGTTCAGGTGCTGGTGATCATCGTCTCCTTTTGGAAGACTATCCGTATGTGGAAACTATCGATCTTCATGCCTACGACAAACAGTTTCCGAGACAAGTCATAACTCTGGATGATCCTGTGAAATAA
- a CDS encoding ABC transporter permease encodes MKGRINVNSIPSEVDLSLIKPKRKRWGRVKRDYELYLFLLPIIILYLVFKYYPMYGVQIAFKDFLPSQGIWGSEWVGFKHFIDFFNSYNFWTIMKNTLSLSLLSLLFGFPAPIIIAIMLNQMLGKSYKKFLQTVIYAPHFISTVVLVGMLNVFLSPNSGIVNHLITWLGGNPVLFMADAGWFRPLYILSGIWQETGFATIIYLAALAGVNPELHEAATMDGANKWKRILNVDIPSILPTIVILLILALGNIMSIGFEKAFLMQSDLNYATSNIIPTYVYEMGIQKAQYSFSTAVGLFNSLINIILIFTVNRIAKKLTETSLW; translated from the coding sequence ATGAAAGGGAGAATAAACGTGAATTCAATACCCAGCGAGGTGGATCTTTCCCTGATCAAACCAAAACGGAAAAGATGGGGCCGGGTCAAACGTGACTACGAACTGTACCTGTTTTTACTGCCGATCATTATTCTGTATCTCGTATTTAAGTATTACCCGATGTATGGGGTGCAGATTGCTTTTAAGGATTTCTTACCAAGTCAGGGTATCTGGGGAAGTGAGTGGGTAGGATTTAAGCACTTTATAGACTTTTTCAATTCCTATAACTTCTGGACAATCATGAAGAACACGCTCTCACTCAGTTTACTTTCGTTGCTGTTTGGTTTCCCGGCTCCCATTATCATTGCTATTATGCTAAATCAGATGCTAGGCAAGTCATATAAGAAATTTTTGCAGACAGTAATTTATGCACCGCACTTTATATCTACCGTAGTACTGGTCGGAATGCTTAATGTTTTTCTGTCTCCAAACAGTGGAATTGTGAATCACCTAATTACCTGGCTCGGAGGAAATCCCGTTCTGTTTATGGCCGATGCAGGCTGGTTCCGTCCTTTGTATATATTATCCGGGATATGGCAGGAGACAGGCTTCGCCACGATAATATACCTGGCTGCTCTTGCTGGGGTCAATCCCGAACTTCATGAAGCTGCGACTATGGATGGAGCAAATAAATGGAAACGGATACTCAATGTTGATATCCCAAGTATTTTGCCGACAATCGTTATCCTGCTGATTCTCGCACTCGGCAACATTATGAGCATAGGCTTTGAAAAAGCATTCCTTATGCAGAGTGATTTAAACTATGCCACCTCCAATATTATCCCTACCTATGTATATGAAATGGGGATTCAGAAAGCGCAATACAGCTTTTCAACGGCAGTTGGCCTGTTTAACTCACTGATCAATATTATTCTGATTTTCACTGTTAACCGTATCGCCAAAAAGCTGACAGAAACCAGTCTGTGGTAA
- a CDS encoding carbohydrate ABC transporter permease, whose product MNQLLKRKSRGDVWFDVINYVLLTKIMLLVLFPLYFVLIASFSDPNYIYSGEVWLFPKGFTLDGYERIFNDSSIWIGYANSITYATLGTLIGVAVTVFAAYPLARRDLAGKSVIMWFLLVTMFFSGGLIPTYLLIKDLHMLNTMWALVIPGAGGVFNVIIVRTFFQSSIPDEMWEAASIDGCSNTRFFWSIVLPLSKSILAVMVLYHVVGFWNGFFDALIYLNDENKYPLQLVLRNILIQNQVNSGMMIDVESYAAKMRVTELIKYGVIMVSSLPLLILYPFLQKYFVKGVMIGSIKG is encoded by the coding sequence TTGAATCAATTATTGAAAAGAAAAAGCAGAGGGGATGTATGGTTTGACGTCATCAACTACGTTCTGCTGACCAAAATTATGCTGCTCGTATTATTTCCATTGTACTTTGTACTAATTGCCTCATTTAGTGATCCCAATTATATCTACTCTGGTGAGGTCTGGTTGTTTCCGAAAGGCTTCACACTGGATGGTTACGAGCGGATATTCAATGATTCCTCCATATGGATCGGGTATGCCAATTCGATTACATATGCGACTCTCGGTACATTAATCGGAGTAGCCGTGACTGTGTTTGCCGCCTACCCGTTAGCCCGCAGAGATCTGGCCGGAAAGTCTGTGATCATGTGGTTTCTGCTGGTCACTATGTTTTTTAGCGGAGGGCTGATTCCAACCTATCTGCTGATCAAGGATCTTCACATGCTGAATACGATGTGGGCTCTTGTCATTCCAGGGGCAGGCGGTGTATTCAACGTCATCATTGTAAGAACCTTTTTTCAGTCGTCCATCCCGGATGAGATGTGGGAAGCGGCTTCGATTGACGGATGTTCCAATACGAGGTTCTTCTGGAGCATCGTCCTGCCTTTATCCAAGTCCATCCTGGCGGTAATGGTGCTGTATCATGTAGTCGGCTTCTGGAACGGTTTCTTCGACGCTTTGATCTATCTGAACGATGAGAACAAGTATCCACTACAATTGGTGCTTCGCAACATCCTTATCCAGAATCAGGTCAACTCCGGCATGATGATCGATGTGGAATCCTATGCAGCCAAGATGCGCGTTACAGAACTAATCAAATACGGTGTCATTATGGTATCCAGTCTGCCGTTGCTCATCTTGTATCCTTTCCTGCAGAAGTACTTTGTTAAAGGTGTAATGATCGGTTCGATCAAGGGATGA
- a CDS encoding sulfatase: MRILYLDLDSLRPDHLGCYGYHRNTSPNIDSIAKEGVTFTNYYCSDAPCLPSRSALMSGRFGIHNGVVGHGGTTADMRRDGVNREFNDRLGMESLPAILRQAAMKTASISTFSERHSAWTFNAGFQEVFNVGGRGHETAEQVLPVALKWLEDNGKAENWFLHLNFWDPHTPYRTPDSYGNPFGNEPLPEWLTEEVFELHRNKKGQHSIEDMNALAKSQYNGHIRHNRPIEKHDDLRVIIDNYDAAVHYLDEHLGRVFSKLEQLGVMEDTAIIISADHGENLGELGIYSEHGTADEATCRIPMIIRWPGGMRGAMDHGLHYHLDLAPTLASMLNFKGAPSWDGESYADAILEEHSSGREYLVISQCAHVCQRSVRFREWLYIRTYHDGYHGFPKEMLFDLKHDPYEQHNLAEECKEICKEAVYLLNEWHDSMMGSMDCDIDPLWTVLKEGGPYHAKEYANSSIHIIYDE, from the coding sequence ATGAGAATATTATATTTGGATTTGGATTCACTTCGCCCGGATCATCTGGGATGCTATGGCTATCACCGGAATACATCCCCGAATATCGATTCAATCGCCAAAGAAGGAGTCACCTTTACCAACTACTATTGTTCAGATGCTCCATGTTTGCCGTCCCGTTCCGCATTAATGTCGGGAAGATTCGGCATTCACAACGGGGTCGTAGGACATGGCGGCACCACTGCCGACATGCGCAGAGATGGGGTCAACCGGGAATTCAATGACCGCCTTGGCATGGAGAGCCTTCCAGCAATACTAAGGCAGGCTGCCATGAAAACCGCATCGATCAGCACGTTCTCCGAACGGCATTCCGCCTGGACATTTAACGCCGGTTTTCAGGAGGTGTTCAATGTTGGTGGAAGAGGGCATGAGACCGCAGAGCAGGTGCTTCCTGTGGCGCTTAAATGGCTTGAGGATAACGGGAAGGCCGAGAATTGGTTCCTGCACCTGAATTTTTGGGATCCGCATACACCTTATCGTACACCCGATAGCTACGGTAATCCGTTCGGCAACGAACCCTTGCCGGAGTGGCTAACTGAAGAAGTCTTTGAGCTTCACCGGAATAAGAAGGGACAACACAGTATTGAAGACATGAATGCGCTTGCTAAATCGCAATACAATGGGCACATCAGGCATAATCGACCTATAGAGAAACATGATGACCTGAGAGTTATTATTGACAACTACGATGCTGCGGTCCACTATCTGGACGAGCACCTTGGGCGAGTTTTCTCTAAGCTGGAACAACTTGGCGTCATGGAAGACACGGCCATCATTATCAGTGCGGATCATGGAGAGAACCTGGGTGAACTGGGGATTTACTCTGAACACGGCACGGCTGACGAGGCAACCTGCCGCATACCGATGATTATTCGTTGGCCTGGCGGTATGAGAGGAGCCATGGATCACGGGCTACATTATCACCTTGATCTTGCGCCAACATTAGCAAGCATGCTGAACTTTAAAGGGGCACCATCCTGGGATGGTGAAAGCTATGCCGACGCTATTCTGGAGGAACACTCGTCCGGCCGGGAGTATCTTGTAATTTCACAATGCGCTCATGTGTGCCAACGCAGTGTCCGCTTCAGGGAATGGCTGTATATCCGAACCTATCACGATGGCTATCATGGATTTCCGAAAGAGATGTTGTTTGATTTGAAGCATGACCCTTATGAACAACATAATCTCGCCGAAGAATGTAAAGAGATTTGTAAGGAAGCTGTGTATCTGTTGAACGAATGGCATGATAGTATGATGGGCTCCATGGACTGTGATATCGATCCATTATGGACGGTATTAAAAGAAGGAGGACCCTACCATGCAAAGGAGTATGCAAACTCCTCCATTCATATTATATATGACGAATGA
- a CDS encoding chromate transporter: MIWDLFLIFFKIGLLSFGGGYAIIPMIEHEALNGRWLLEREFQEVISIAGMSPGPVATNSATLIGYRVAGFGGAVSATFGMILPSLIIIIVISIFFYRVRDSLWMKSTFYGLRPVITGLIAFAAIRLGFMGSKQDILTWESLGILIIIFAALYGLMKFKLHPLTIIVGSGILGIAFF; encoded by the coding sequence GTGATTTGGGATCTGTTTTTAATTTTTTTTAAAATTGGTTTGCTCTCCTTTGGAGGAGGATACGCGATCATTCCGATGATTGAGCATGAAGCGTTAAATGGCAGGTGGCTGTTGGAAAGGGAGTTTCAGGAGGTGATATCTATAGCTGGTATGTCACCAGGTCCTGTCGCAACCAACAGTGCAACTTTAATTGGTTATCGGGTAGCCGGATTTGGTGGGGCGGTCTCGGCAACGTTTGGTATGATTCTGCCTTCATTGATAATCATCATTGTCATTTCAATTTTCTTTTATCGGGTGAGAGACAGTCTGTGGATGAAATCAACATTTTATGGTTTGCGTCCAGTGATAACGGGGTTGATTGCATTTGCCGCGATTCGTTTGGGTTTTATGGGCAGCAAGCAAGATATCCTTACTTGGGAGTCATTGGGAATACTGATTATTATTTTTGCTGCACTTTATGGTTTAATGAAATTTAAGCTGCACCCGCTCACCATTATCGTGGGATCCGGAATTCTCGGGATTGCTTTTTTTTAG
- a CDS encoding chromate transporter, which yields MRTTMKANKKNTELKAGLLFQLLWIFVRIGPVTFGGGYAMIPMIEREISIKRKWLDEEQMDEILSLAGAAPGGVGVNAAAFIGYRLAGIRGAIAAIAGITIPTFIIVCFLSAVYSQWADQPKVIAALKGIHGAVIALILVAAYRMARNAIFDKTTAAIAMVIMVVLLVSGINPIYMIVIGLFIGFILIKTKQLLGIEIRTEKERLDYSDEDSNYPEYYI from the coding sequence ATGAGAACAACTATGAAAGCAAATAAGAAGAATACGGAGCTAAAGGCAGGTCTGTTGTTCCAATTGTTATGGATATTTGTTCGAATAGGTCCCGTAACCTTCGGGGGAGGTTATGCTATGATCCCCATGATCGAGCGTGAAATTTCTATTAAACGAAAATGGCTCGATGAAGAGCAGATGGATGAAATTCTCTCTTTAGCCGGTGCCGCACCCGGTGGTGTAGGTGTAAATGCAGCGGCCTTCATCGGGTATCGGCTTGCTGGGATAAGAGGTGCGATTGCAGCAATCGCAGGGATTACGATCCCAACCTTCATCATTGTTTGTTTCCTTAGTGCTGTTTACTCACAATGGGCCGATCAACCGAAAGTCATTGCCGCATTGAAGGGAATTCACGGGGCGGTTATTGCCCTAATCCTAGTAGCAGCGTATCGAATGGCTAGGAACGCCATATTTGATAAAACTACCGCTGCAATCGCTATGGTAATAATGGTCGTTTTACTAGTTTCGGGGATCAATCCCATCTATATGATCGTAATCGGCTTATTTATTGGATTTATATTAATAAAAACAAAACAACTATTAGGGATTGAGATAAGGACGGAGAAAGAGCGCCTCGATTATTCTGATGAAGATTCAAACTATCCAGAATATTACATCTAG
- a CDS encoding helix-turn-helix domain-containing protein, giving the protein MSSVIHSQFEINVLDVMKIQYKTRILFDYVQPCYTISYIRQGEVLTTSSEGEEYIASDGDVMIHRPNEPFNVISKTDGVHYLFNINAKVRDGVDFFKLFPLGKVIQIRDRDEYEKKFDELRSLWLQEEDDFRNVQVGSLVYFLLYEIVESTKLGGRRSSHDPPITDRFNEALQYMEDRLEQEITREELAKLYHMNPVYFSRAFQKIYKLTPMQMLRKLRLQHAKQMLESTDYTVEHISQKCGYYDASHFSRGFHSVYGKGPAEYRKSIKITKTNTSST; this is encoded by the coding sequence TTGTCCTCTGTCATTCATAGCCAGTTCGAAATAAACGTACTGGACGTAATGAAAATTCAATATAAGACGCGAATCCTATTTGATTACGTCCAGCCTTGTTACACCATTTCTTATATCCGACAAGGAGAGGTATTGACGACTTCTTCCGAGGGAGAGGAATATATAGCTTCTGACGGAGATGTGATGATTCACCGTCCTAATGAACCTTTCAATGTCATCTCTAAAACGGATGGCGTACATTATCTGTTTAATATAAATGCCAAGGTGAGAGACGGAGTTGACTTCTTCAAGTTATTCCCTTTAGGTAAAGTGATTCAGATCCGAGACCGGGACGAATATGAGAAGAAGTTCGACGAGCTGCGGAGCCTGTGGCTGCAGGAAGAAGATGATTTCAGAAACGTCCAGGTCGGCTCGTTAGTATATTTTCTCCTTTACGAAATTGTCGAGAGCACAAAGCTTGGTGGACGCCGTTCTTCACATGATCCCCCCATCACAGACCGTTTTAATGAAGCACTGCAATATATGGAGGACCGACTTGAACAAGAGATTACACGTGAGGAGCTTGCCAAACTCTATCATATGAATCCAGTCTACTTTAGCAGGGCATTCCAGAAAATATATAAACTGACACCGATGCAAATGCTGCGAAAGTTGCGGTTGCAGCATGCCAAACAAATGCTGGAAAGTACGGATTATACAGTGGAGCATATCTCTCAAAAATGTGGTTATTATGACGCATCCCACTTCAGCAGGGGATTCCATAGTGTATATGGCAAGGGACCGGCTGAGTACCGGAAAAGTATCAAAATTACAAAAACAAACACCTCTTCTACATAG